In Gulosibacter molinativorax, a single window of DNA contains:
- a CDS encoding DUF58 domain-containing protein — protein MTTNARPVKARRLRPTARAWGLMAAGVVLIALAEIFGVAELRFFGLVLILLPLLTLLLRVLARPKLEIERAVYPTTVAAGDRIRVVAEVRNKSIYGLEASSYIDRVTGTDRQQVAGVLPAVASRLHRREGRRRRRIAYGLTRMRRGISQIGPLFLENIDGLGLTRRVIQVGDPVEIEVWPHVHNVDRLDIPALRTGSEAEIALGRAGDADDVVTREYRRSDALRRVHWRATARAGELRVRQEEHHAEVVALVVFDTAPTNRKGIDPAFELGVSVIASVLTRLHEIGYDTELLETHTEIDDSENANAGRESALNLRTSAGESLGRVMRHLMLVQPASSEDADDLEELHMRAASMGRGPMVLVTRTDRPISESLIDFAGYGDPAIAILCGPAIETDSSATRFVGAGWEVVRMNSSARDPWATPRRFGVAE, from the coding sequence ATGACGACCAACGCGCGGCCCGTCAAGGCGCGGCGACTGCGGCCAACTGCTCGCGCCTGGGGCCTCATGGCCGCAGGCGTCGTGCTGATTGCGCTCGCCGAGATCTTCGGTGTGGCCGAACTGCGCTTCTTTGGCCTCGTTCTGATCCTGCTTCCGCTGCTCACACTGCTGCTGCGCGTGCTCGCGCGACCGAAGCTCGAGATCGAGCGCGCGGTCTACCCGACCACGGTGGCGGCGGGCGACCGCATTCGTGTCGTTGCCGAGGTGCGCAACAAGTCCATCTACGGGCTGGAGGCGTCAAGCTATATCGACCGTGTGACCGGTACCGACCGGCAGCAGGTCGCGGGAGTCTTGCCCGCGGTCGCGAGCCGACTCCACCGGCGCGAGGGCCGTCGCCGGCGGCGCATTGCGTACGGGCTCACCAGGATGCGCCGCGGCATTAGCCAGATCGGCCCGCTCTTCCTTGAGAACATCGACGGACTCGGGCTGACCCGACGCGTGATCCAGGTGGGCGACCCGGTCGAGATCGAGGTGTGGCCGCACGTGCACAACGTGGACCGGCTCGACATTCCGGCACTGCGCACCGGCTCCGAGGCCGAAATCGCGCTCGGTCGCGCGGGGGACGCGGACGACGTCGTGACCCGCGAATACCGCCGCAGCGATGCGCTTCGTCGCGTCCACTGGCGCGCGACGGCGCGCGCGGGCGAGCTTCGCGTGCGCCAGGAGGAGCACCACGCCGAGGTCGTCGCACTCGTGGTGTTCGACACCGCGCCCACGAATCGAAAGGGCATCGACCCGGCGTTCGAGCTGGGCGTCTCGGTAATCGCCTCCGTGCTTACGCGGCTGCACGAAATTGGCTACGACACGGAACTACTCGAGACCCATACGGAAATCGATGACTCCGAGAACGCCAACGCGGGGCGCGAGAGCGCGCTCAACCTGCGCACCAGCGCGGGCGAGAGCCTCGGCCGGGTCATGCGTCACCTGATGCTTGTTCAACCCGCGTCGAGCGAGGATGCCGATGATCTCGAAGAACTCCACATGCGAGCCGCGAGCATGGGCCGCGGCCCGATGGTGCTCGTGACGCGCACCGATCGGCCGATCAGCGAGTCGCTCATCGACTTCGCGGGCTACGGTGATCCGGCGATCGCGATCCTGTGCGGGCCGGCGATCGAGACCGACTCGAGCGCCACTCGATTTGTCGGGGCTGGCTGGGAGGTCGTGCGGATGAACAGCTCGGCGCGCGACCCGTGGGCCACCCCGCGACGATTCGGGGTGGCGGAATGA
- the rpmF gene encoding 50S ribosomal protein L32, translated as MPVPKRKLSRSNTRSRRSQWKAKAPALVKTVENGKVTYSLPHRAKLVEDVDGTPLYYEYKGRRVADA; from the coding sequence ATGCCAGTCCCCAAGCGCAAACTGAGCCGCTCGAACACCCGTTCGCGTCGTTCGCAGTGGAAGGCCAAGGCCCCCGCACTCGTCAAGACCGTCGAAAACGGTAAGGTCACCTACAGCCTCCCGCACCGCGCGAAGCTCGTTGAAGACGTTGACGGCACCCCGCTCTACTACGAGTACAAGGGCCGCCGAGTCGCTGACGCCTAG
- a CDS encoding Dyp-type peroxidase has protein sequence MRNSRTSEVPPSESAAAGESTRGPRRRDVLVGAAGIGIGAAAMFAGGAAVQSVSGPATFGNETATSAANHQWRIHPEPPAHAVFIAVDLDQSVDRARLESLLRILTDDANRLMAGYAPVGDQEPQLAETPAGLTITLGFGPRLVDLVNPRAKPEWLAPLPAFKIDQLQDAWSGGDLLVHVASDDRLTLAHAQRTMLKDLRAYTTVRWQQDGFRNSRGTLKPGTTQRNLFGQVDGTVNPAPGSADFDELVWIGANGTTGVGGASPDWLAGGTSFVLRRIQMNLETWDLVDTPGRDAAIGRRIDTGAPLTGSHEHDEPDFEALTPQGFTVINPVSHMRRARSEDPTERIHRLTYNYDLPVAGVGGMGASVSDSGLIFGSLQANPLTQFVPIQQRLSDADLLNEWTVPIGSAVFAIPPAASGGGFIGDSLYAA, from the coding sequence ATGCGCAATTCACGTACCAGCGAAGTACCACCGAGTGAATCGGCGGCTGCGGGCGAGAGTACGCGGGGGCCGCGCCGGCGAGATGTTCTCGTCGGCGCGGCCGGCATCGGCATCGGCGCGGCAGCGATGTTCGCGGGCGGTGCCGCAGTGCAATCGGTGTCGGGACCGGCGACTTTCGGGAACGAAACCGCGACGTCCGCCGCGAACCATCAGTGGCGCATCCACCCCGAGCCACCCGCGCACGCCGTCTTCATTGCCGTCGACCTCGACCAGAGTGTCGACCGTGCCAGGCTCGAGAGCCTGTTGCGCATCCTGACCGACGACGCCAACCGGCTGATGGCCGGCTATGCGCCAGTCGGTGACCAGGAGCCGCAGCTCGCCGAGACCCCGGCGGGCCTGACCATCACCCTCGGGTTTGGGCCAAGGCTCGTCGACCTCGTGAACCCCAGGGCGAAGCCCGAGTGGCTCGCGCCCCTTCCCGCGTTCAAGATCGACCAGCTTCAGGATGCGTGGTCCGGCGGTGACCTGCTCGTGCACGTCGCGAGTGATGACCGCCTCACGCTCGCGCACGCCCAACGCACGATGTTGAAGGATCTGCGCGCCTACACCACGGTGCGCTGGCAGCAGGATGGCTTTCGAAATTCCCGCGGGACGCTGAAGCCCGGGACGACACAGCGAAACCTGTTCGGGCAGGTGGACGGCACGGTTAATCCCGCACCGGGCAGCGCCGACTTCGACGAACTCGTGTGGATCGGGGCGAACGGCACCACCGGCGTCGGCGGGGCGTCACCAGACTGGCTCGCCGGCGGGACCAGCTTCGTCTTGCGGCGCATCCAGATGAATCTCGAGACGTGGGACCTCGTCGACACTCCCGGTCGTGACGCCGCCATCGGCCGCAGGATCGATACCGGGGCGCCGCTCACCGGCAGCCACGAGCATGACGAGCCAGACTTCGAGGCGCTGACCCCGCAGGGCTTCACCGTCATCAACCCCGTGAGTCACATGCGGCGCGCGCGGTCCGAGGACCCGACTGAACGCATCCACCGCCTCACCTATAATTACGATCTTCCGGTCGCGGGCGTCGGAGGGATGGGCGCCAGCGTGTCGGATTCCGGACTGATTTTCGGCTCGCTGCAGGCGAACCCGCTGACGCAGTTTGTGCCGATCCAGCAGCGACTTTCGGATGCGGATCTACTGAACGAGTGGACGGTGCCGATCGGGTCGGCGGTATTCGCGATCCCTCCGGCGGCCAGCGGGGGCGGGTTTATCGGCGATTCGCTCTACGCGGCGTAG
- a CDS encoding YceD family protein codes for MTTSPYAVNVATLINRPGTMQEMQLSITVPERIGEGMIYFDTGAELEVELRLESLVDGVLATADVSGVLTGQCSRCLQDIEQPWSGNITELYTFENEEGTEYVVQQDLLDLEGPIRDAVVLDLPFQPLCEPGCLGLDPETGEKLTEPLPEPEDIIDPRWEQLKGLLESSDSVPSEQREDRA; via the coding sequence ATGACAACTTCACCGTATGCCGTGAACGTGGCCACCCTGATTAACCGGCCCGGCACGATGCAGGAAATGCAGCTCAGCATTACGGTTCCCGAGCGAATCGGCGAGGGCATGATCTACTTCGACACTGGCGCTGAGCTTGAGGTCGAACTTCGACTCGAGTCGCTGGTGGATGGTGTGCTCGCGACCGCGGACGTCTCCGGCGTCCTCACCGGTCAGTGCAGCCGCTGCTTGCAGGACATCGAGCAGCCGTGGTCGGGAAACATCACTGAGCTCTACACATTCGAGAACGAGGAAGGCACCGAGTACGTCGTTCAGCAGGACCTGCTCGACCTCGAAGGGCCGATCCGCGACGCGGTCGTCCTCGACCTCCCGTTCCAGCCCTTGTGCGAGCCCGGCTGTCTCGGCCTCGACCCCGAGACGGGGGAGAAGCTCACCGAGCCGCTGCCCGAGCCGGAGGACATCATCGACCCTCGCTGGGAGCAGCTCAAGGGTTTGCTCGAGTCGAGCGATTCGGTACCCTCGGAACAGCGCGAGGATCGGGCCTAA
- a CDS encoding transglutaminase family protein: MNNRGSWNVTIGLMLLMCSGALLATPVMSSGGWLLPAMITMVVLLAITQATRQFSDSRLLSVLVGLVVLGIASIVLAQPTGVLDVFGAVGRQVTGLVEQLPSDQPPLRETPATVFVVSLLCGLLALIADVLANVLRVPAAALIAVVPMVAVPIAVGLPAASWWYWLLFAALTVLYLYLSYRWLKQIEDDERSSRGHSVEGRGMGGFFGAISTGGVTVITALLIAMLAPGPTGLWWGANGANTSISTNRVNPIIDLGDDLRRDSPVEVLRYATSQTQGQLPYLSLVTLSAIGADTEWQPGEFVSDGPAVGSDLPLPSELGSAPDTVTVNTNVVMEQGVSAYLPHPASPLRLGAVEGEYGWNEETGDIRNLQDEALAQSFHVDSVLPRPSEDAILAATPPEGTDFAPYLELPNDPALEQIRATMDQVVDPGATPYQKALQLQAWFTEGAFDYSELAPVEGGYDGTGLEVITKFLEMRSGYCVHFSSAMAVMGRLLDIPTRIQVGFTPGTYTSVNDIGQPVYSVTTDNMHAWTEFWVDGYGWVPFETTPSSGIGETQVAQVEEGGEDAQQPEESVAPMPTESPQDGSSTPEPTEATPTPEPTDAAEDVSGSANGFAWTGTTIVAVVALGVLLILAVLAIAPRLLRTRVRKQREATVRGGAPDSAAIAWQELLDTAADLRLRLPRGRTTATLTRRLIALMGLEPDSGAAASLRRLGSALDAETFSDPEQPDRQPVSWDDVEIVQEGMVEHASDADVRRATWFPASIVSRWRK; this comes from the coding sequence ATGAACAATCGCGGATCCTGGAACGTAACCATCGGCCTCATGCTGCTCATGTGTAGCGGGGCCCTCCTCGCGACACCCGTCATGAGTTCGGGCGGCTGGCTCTTGCCCGCGATGATCACCATGGTGGTGCTGCTCGCGATCACGCAGGCGACCCGACAGTTTTCTGATTCGCGGTTGCTGAGCGTCCTCGTCGGGCTCGTGGTGCTCGGCATTGCGTCGATCGTGCTCGCGCAGCCCACCGGTGTGTTGGATGTGTTCGGTGCTGTCGGCCGGCAGGTTACGGGCCTCGTGGAGCAGCTCCCGAGCGACCAGCCGCCACTTCGCGAGACGCCCGCGACGGTGTTCGTGGTTTCGCTGCTGTGCGGGCTGCTCGCGCTCATCGCGGATGTTCTGGCAAACGTCCTGCGCGTCCCCGCGGCCGCGCTGATCGCGGTTGTTCCCATGGTGGCCGTGCCGATCGCGGTCGGCCTGCCCGCCGCATCCTGGTGGTACTGGCTACTCTTCGCTGCGCTGACCGTGCTCTACCTCTACCTCAGCTACCGCTGGCTGAAGCAGATCGAGGACGACGAGCGCTCGAGCCGCGGTCACTCGGTCGAGGGCCGCGGCATGGGCGGCTTCTTCGGCGCGATTTCGACCGGCGGCGTCACGGTGATTACCGCGCTGCTCATCGCCATGTTGGCGCCCGGGCCGACGGGGCTGTGGTGGGGCGCGAACGGGGCAAACACGTCGATCTCGACGAACCGCGTGAACCCGATCATCGACCTCGGCGACGACCTGCGCCGCGACTCACCAGTCGAGGTGCTTCGCTACGCAACCTCGCAGACCCAGGGGCAGCTGCCGTATCTCTCGCTCGTGACGCTGTCTGCCATCGGCGCCGACACCGAGTGGCAGCCTGGCGAGTTTGTGTCTGACGGCCCAGCGGTCGGCAGCGACCTGCCGTTGCCGAGCGAGCTCGGGTCGGCGCCCGACACGGTGACCGTCAACACCAACGTTGTGATGGAGCAGGGCGTCAGCGCCTATCTGCCGCATCCCGCAAGCCCGCTGCGCCTCGGCGCGGTCGAGGGCGAATACGGCTGGAACGAGGAGACCGGCGACATTCGCAATCTCCAGGATGAAGCGCTCGCGCAGAGCTTCCACGTGGACAGCGTCTTGCCGAGGCCAAGCGAGGATGCGATTCTTGCCGCGACCCCGCCCGAGGGCACCGACTTCGCGCCGTACCTCGAGCTGCCGAACGACCCCGCGCTCGAGCAAATTCGGGCCACGATGGACCAGGTCGTCGACCCTGGCGCCACACCGTACCAAAAGGCGCTGCAGTTGCAGGCTTGGTTCACCGAGGGCGCCTTCGACTACTCCGAACTGGCGCCGGTGGAGGGCGGCTACGACGGCACCGGCCTCGAGGTGATCACCAAGTTCCTCGAAATGCGCAGCGGGTATTGCGTCCACTTCTCGAGCGCCATGGCGGTTATGGGCCGCCTCCTCGACATCCCCACGCGCATCCAGGTCGGCTTCACCCCGGGCACCTACACCAGCGTGAACGACATCGGCCAGCCCGTGTACTCGGTGACGACCGACAACATGCACGCCTGGACCGAGTTCTGGGTCGACGGCTACGGCTGGGTGCCGTTCGAGACGACCCCGTCCTCCGGCATCGGCGAGACCCAGGTCGCCCAGGTCGAGGAGGGCGGCGAGGATGCGCAGCAGCCAGAGGAGTCGGTCGCCCCGATGCCGACCGAGTCGCCGCAAGACGGCAGCTCGACGCCCGAGCCGACCGAGGCAACTCCGACCCCAGAGCCCACCGACGCCGCCGAGGACGTGAGCGGCAGCGCGAACGGATTCGCCTGGACCGGCACGACGATTGTGGCTGTGGTCGCCCTCGGCGTGCTGCTCATCCTGGCGGTGCTCGCGATCGCACCGCGGCTCTTGCGCACCCGCGTGCGCAAGCAGCGCGAGGCGACAGTCCGCGGCGGCGCCCCGGACTCCGCGGCCATCGCGTGGCAGGAACTGCTCGATACGGCGGCGGACCTGCGACTGCGGCTGCCGCGCGGTCGGACCACAGCCACGCTGACGCGTCGACTCATTGCCCTGATGGGCCTCGAACCCGACAGCGGAGCGGCCGCCTCGCTGCGGCGACTCGGCAGCGCGCTCGACGCCGAAACGTTCTCGGACCCCGAGCAGCCAGACCGCCAGCCGGTGTCTTGGGACGACGTCGAGATCGTGCAAGAGGGGATGGTCGAGCACGCGAGCGACGCGGACGTGCGGCGCGCGACCTGGTTCCCGGCCTCGATCGTGTCGAGGTGGCGCAAGTGA
- a CDS encoding ATP-dependent DNA helicase RecG → MADRDATEVRVELGLTTVGDLVSYLPRRHQKPGDLARIHELEVEEHVTLIADVIRAESMRMHNKRGTRQEIEITDGFGVVKVAFFNQPWRVQQFHEGQRGMFSGKVSLYRGKLQLTHPDCIPLKELEDEAGVVEFTKRPMAIYPATAKLQSWRIQKLIRGALTLLPVVPDPVPVDIRALRNELDYDSAIRLMHAPMGERDLGSAMETLKFTEAFLLQTALLQPRYLSATQPATARPVKTGGYRDRLDATLPFELTSDQREVGATIEAEIASEKPMNRLLQGEVGSGKTLVAVRAMLQVAESGGQSALLAPTEVLANQHLRSITESLGPDLAAELMPTLLTGSLTRAERQKAMLRIVTGDARIIVGTHALLTDTVEFADLGFVVIDEQHRFGVEQRESLRRKGKTSPHTLVLTATPIPRTVAMTTFGDLDVSTLRVMPSGRAGISTFMVSLADHPQWIDRVWARTAEELAAGRQAFVVCPSIEPGENEDATAASVQLVLEELRASPVLRGRRIEPLHGKMTAEDKDATMRRFAAGDIEVLVATTVIEVGVNVPNASTMVVLDADRFGISQLHQMRGRVGRGEHPGVCLLVTSAPPQSLAYERIEAVAATIDGFELAERDLELRREGDVLGARQSGGKSSLKVLRVTRDGEVIEDARGAVMALLNEDPKLKYEPELRSALERLSGYEIEHLEMG, encoded by the coding sequence ATGGCGGATCGCGACGCGACCGAGGTGCGCGTCGAGCTCGGCCTCACGACCGTCGGGGATCTGGTGAGCTACCTGCCGCGTCGACACCAAAAACCGGGCGACCTCGCGCGCATCCACGAACTCGAAGTCGAGGAACACGTCACGCTCATCGCCGACGTCATTCGCGCCGAGAGCATGCGGATGCACAACAAGCGCGGCACGCGACAGGAGATCGAGATCACCGACGGCTTTGGCGTCGTGAAGGTTGCGTTCTTCAATCAGCCGTGGCGCGTGCAGCAGTTCCACGAGGGGCAGCGCGGCATGTTCTCGGGCAAGGTATCGCTCTACCGGGGCAAGCTGCAGCTCACGCACCCGGACTGCATCCCGCTCAAGGAACTCGAGGATGAGGCGGGCGTTGTGGAGTTCACCAAGCGGCCCATGGCAATCTATCCGGCCACGGCGAAGCTGCAGTCCTGGCGCATCCAGAAGCTCATTCGTGGCGCCCTCACGCTCCTGCCGGTCGTTCCCGACCCTGTGCCCGTCGATATTCGGGCACTGCGCAACGAGCTCGACTACGACTCCGCGATCCGGCTCATGCACGCGCCGATGGGGGAGCGCGACCTAGGCTCGGCGATGGAGACGCTGAAATTCACCGAGGCGTTCCTGCTGCAGACCGCGCTGCTTCAGCCGCGCTATCTGTCGGCCACGCAGCCGGCGACCGCGCGGCCGGTGAAGACTGGCGGCTACCGCGATCGCCTCGACGCGACGCTCCCGTTCGAGCTCACCTCGGATCAGCGCGAGGTCGGGGCGACGATCGAAGCCGAAATCGCGAGCGAGAAGCCGATGAATCGGCTGTTGCAGGGCGAGGTCGGCTCGGGCAAGACGCTCGTCGCGGTGCGCGCGATGCTGCAGGTGGCTGAGTCTGGGGGCCAATCTGCGCTGCTCGCGCCGACCGAGGTGCTCGCGAACCAGCACCTGCGCTCGATCACCGAGTCACTCGGCCCAGATCTCGCCGCCGAGCTCATGCCGACGCTGCTCACCGGCTCCCTCACCAGGGCGGAGCGGCAGAAAGCGATGCTGCGCATCGTCACGGGGGATGCGCGCATCATCGTTGGCACACACGCGCTCCTTACCGACACGGTCGAGTTCGCGGACCTTGGCTTCGTCGTCATCGATGAGCAGCACCGTTTCGGCGTCGAGCAGCGCGAATCGCTGCGGCGCAAGGGCAAGACCTCGCCCCACACCCTTGTACTCACCGCGACGCCGATCCCGCGCACGGTCGCGATGACCACCTTCGGCGACCTCGACGTCTCGACCCTGCGAGTGATGCCGTCTGGCCGCGCCGGTATCTCGACGTTCATGGTGAGCCTCGCCGATCATCCGCAGTGGATCGACCGGGTCTGGGCGCGCACCGCCGAGGAGCTCGCGGCCGGGCGGCAGGCGTTCGTCGTCTGCCCGTCGATCGAGCCGGGAGAGAACGAGGATGCGACGGCCGCATCCGTGCAGCTGGTGCTCGAGGAGCTGCGGGCCTCGCCGGTGCTGCGCGGCCGACGCATCGAACCGCTGCACGGCAAGATGACCGCCGAGGACAAGGATGCGACGATGCGCCGGTTCGCGGCCGGCGACATCGAGGTGCTGGTCGCGACCACGGTGATTGAGGTCGGCGTGAACGTCCCCAACGCGTCGACAATGGTCGTGCTCGATGCCGATCGCTTCGGCATCTCGCAGCTGCACCAGATGCGTGGGCGCGTTGGCCGTGGCGAGCATCCGGGCGTGTGCCTGCTCGTCACGAGCGCGCCGCCCCAGAGCCTCGCATATGAACGCATCGAGGCGGTGGCAGCCACGATCGACGGCTTCGAGCTCGCGGAACGCGATCTTGAGCTGCGGCGCGAGGGCGACGTGCTCGGCGCGCGGCAGTCGGGTGGGAAGTCTTCGCTCAAGGTGCTGCGAGTCACCCGCGATGGCGAGGTCATCGAGGATGCGCGGGGCGCCGTGATGGCGCTGCTGAACGAGGACCCGAAGCTAAAGTATGAGCCCGAGTTGCGCAGCGCGCTTGAGCGGCTCTCGGGCTACGAGATCGAGCATCTCGAAATGGGGTAG
- a CDS encoding copper chaperone PCu(A)C — MNTVMTRVLVAPAILLAAFGLAGCANPQPESTATDAAFVQESDLLAISDAWVKATDTEMTGSFGTLTNKSDADITIVSATTEVAGMTELHETIVQSDGSSVMQEIDGGFVVPAGEDLVLEPGGNHVMLMGLNTEILPGDEVTITLATGDGEEFEYVATAREYTGAQETYAPDGSMQGGGAGGSGGEMDHDMDQNQTQDQDMVHQDNE; from the coding sequence ATGAACACCGTTATGACACGGGTGCTCGTCGCGCCCGCAATTCTCCTCGCAGCCTTCGGCCTCGCCGGATGCGCGAACCCGCAGCCAGAGTCCACCGCGACCGATGCCGCTTTTGTGCAGGAGTCCGATCTCCTCGCGATCTCGGACGCGTGGGTGAAGGCGACCGATACCGAGATGACCGGCTCCTTCGGCACGCTCACGAACAAGTCGGACGCGGACATCACGATCGTGTCGGCGACCACCGAGGTCGCGGGCATGACCGAGCTGCACGAGACCATCGTGCAGTCGGATGGATCGAGCGTCATGCAAGAAATCGACGGCGGCTTCGTCGTGCCCGCTGGTGAGGATCTCGTCCTCGAACCGGGCGGAAACCACGTCATGCTCATGGGCCTGAACACCGAGATCCTTCCGGGGGACGAGGTGACCATCACGCTCGCAACCGGCGACGGCGAGGAGTTCGAATACGTCGCGACGGCTCGCGAATACACGGGTGCGCAGGAAACATACGCGCCTGACGGGAGCATGCAGGGCGGCGGCGCTGGCGGCTCGGGCGGCGAGATGGACCACGACATGGACCAGAACCAGACGCAGGACCAGGACATGGTTCACCAGGACAACGAGTAA
- a CDS encoding copper resistance CopC family protein: MLQRIRTTRSALLALLVSVALLVAIPVSGIASAHDQLVESDPVEGQEFDAAPTEATLRFSAEMLEIGTELALQNADTEEFVELPGAYVVDYDTVTQPLPELPAGAYTLNWRVVSQDGHPISGAIHFTVTGGTAAGSAEATDGATADAAEATGGFGNVPVESEAPQPSGKSTPANPGGALSEPWMVVTLSVVAVLVAAGAIVTFVMRMRRGNKPGE; this comes from the coding sequence ATGCTTCAACGCATCCGAACCACCCGCTCCGCGCTGCTCGCACTCCTCGTGAGCGTGGCGCTGCTCGTCGCGATTCCCGTCTCGGGGATCGCCTCGGCGCACGACCAACTCGTCGAGTCGGATCCTGTCGAGGGACAGGAATTCGACGCGGCACCGACCGAGGCGACGCTGCGATTCTCGGCAGAGATGCTCGAGATCGGTACCGAACTCGCGCTGCAGAACGCGGATACCGAGGAGTTCGTCGAGCTCCCCGGGGCGTATGTCGTCGATTACGACACCGTGACGCAGCCCCTGCCGGAGCTACCAGCTGGCGCCTACACGCTCAACTGGCGTGTGGTGTCGCAGGACGGTCACCCCATCTCGGGGGCGATCCACTTCACGGTGACTGGCGGTACCGCCGCGGGCTCCGCCGAGGCGACCGACGGCGCGACCGCGGACGCTGCGGAGGCGACCGGCGGCTTTGGCAACGTCCCAGTTGAGAGTGAAGCGCCGCAGCCTTCGGGGAAGTCGACCCCGGCGAATCCCGGCGGCGCGCTGTCAGAGCCGTGGATGGTTGTCACGCTCAGCGTCGTGGCGGTGCTCGTCGCCGCGGGTGCGATCGTCACGTTTGTGATGCGGATGCGTCGAGGCAACAAGCCAGGCGAATAG
- the coaD gene encoding pantetheine-phosphate adenylyltransferase — translation MSNIAVVPGSFDPVTLGHLDVIQRTANVFDEVHVLVVHNPDKNAMIPIARRLELIEQALLETGSPSNIVVRSWSVGLLVDYCTDVGASVIVKGVRGSKDVDYETPMAIVNRNLARIETMFMMPNPMHAHVSSSLVRQVAALGGDVSPYVPEVVREFLQGDTDPNITV, via the coding sequence ATGTCCAACATTGCAGTTGTCCCGGGGTCCTTCGATCCGGTTACGCTCGGTCACCTTGACGTGATCCAGCGAACCGCGAACGTGTTTGATGAGGTTCACGTCCTTGTCGTGCACAATCCCGACAAGAACGCAATGATTCCGATTGCGCGCCGCCTCGAGCTCATCGAGCAGGCGCTCCTCGAGACCGGCTCACCCTCGAATATCGTCGTGCGCTCGTGGAGCGTCGGCCTCTTGGTCGACTACTGCACCGACGTCGGGGCAAGCGTCATCGTCAAGGGCGTTCGAGGTTCGAAGGACGTGGACTACGAGACGCCGATGGCGATCGTGAACCGCAATCTCGCCCGCATCGAGACGATGTTCATGATGCCGAACCCGATGCACGCTCACGTGTCGAGCTCGCTCGTGCGCCAGGTCGCGGCGCTCGGTGGGGATGTGTCGCCCTATGTTCCCGAGGTCGTCCGCGAGTTCCTGCAGGGCGACACCGACCCGAACATCACGGTCTAG
- the rnc gene encoding ribonuclease III, with protein sequence MTKRSKKFDPEVADPAPLAQALGVEFVPELLDLALTHSSWAYEHDGAPDNERLEFLGDSVLGLAVAQMLYEEFPDLNEGELSPRHHALVSTVTLADIARKIGLGQYLRLGKSEQLTGGIDKDSILADALEAVFGAAHLSAGFEAATNLVLGLVRPYVGDVERLSAEMDPKTALLEFIADLQCEAPEYSVTGTGPDHDRVFTANVRVPKGKGVLVEATGTGRSKKQAELAAALAAWTKLREESAAASTAKQ encoded by the coding sequence GTGACCAAACGCTCTAAGAAGTTCGACCCCGAGGTCGCCGACCCAGCTCCGCTGGCTCAGGCACTCGGGGTCGAATTCGTTCCGGAATTGCTTGATCTCGCGCTCACACACTCGTCGTGGGCCTACGAGCACGATGGCGCGCCCGACAACGAGCGCCTGGAGTTCCTTGGCGACTCGGTCCTCGGCCTCGCGGTCGCGCAGATGCTGTATGAGGAGTTCCCCGACCTCAATGAGGGGGAGCTCTCGCCTCGACACCACGCGCTGGTGTCCACGGTCACGCTCGCCGATATTGCCCGCAAGATCGGGCTCGGCCAGTACCTTCGGCTCGGCAAGAGTGAGCAGCTTACTGGGGGAATCGACAAGGATTCGATTCTGGCGGATGCGCTTGAAGCGGTATTCGGGGCAGCCCACCTTTCCGCGGGCTTCGAGGCCGCGACGAATCTCGTTTTAGGCCTCGTGCGGCCCTACGTCGGCGACGTCGAGCGGCTGAGCGCCGAAATGGACCCGAAGACGGCGCTGCTCGAGTTCATTGCCGACCTTCAGTGCGAGGCGCCGGAGTACTCGGTGACTGGCACCGGGCCCGACCACGATCGCGTGTTCACGGCGAATGTGCGTGTCCCGAAGGGGAAGGGCGTGCTCGTTGAGGCGACGGGCACGGGCCGCAGTAAGAAGCAGGCAGAGCTCGCCGCCGCGTTGGCCGCGTGGACGAAGCTGCGCGAGGAATCGGCGGCCGCCTCTACGGCCAAGCAGTAG